Proteins encoded together in one Triticum dicoccoides isolate Atlit2015 ecotype Zavitan chromosome 7B, WEW_v2.0, whole genome shotgun sequence window:
- the LOC119340902 gene encoding T-complex protein 1 subunit gamma-like, whose product MALHAPVLVLKDSLKRESGAKVQHGNIQAAKAVSDIIRTTLGPRSMLKMLLDASGGIVVTNDGNAILRELDIAHPAAKSMIELSRTQDEEVGDGTTSVIVLAGEMLHVAETFIEKNYHPTVICRAYSRALEDAIAVLDKIAMPVDVNDREAMLGLVKSSIGTKFTGQFGDLIADLAIDATTTAGVDLGQGMREVDIKKYIKVEKIPGGQLEDSKVLKGVMFNKDVVAPGKMRRKIVNPRIILLDCPVEYKKGENQTNAELMSEEDWKVLLDMEEEYIKNLCVQILKFKPDLVITEKGLSDMAMHYLSKAGVSAIRRLRKTDNNRIAKACGAVIVNRPEELQESDVGTRAGLFEVKKIGDEFFSFIIECKDPKACTVLLRGASKDILNEVERNLQDAMSVARNILKNPKLLPGGGASELTVSATLKQKSSSVEGVEKWPYEAAALAFEAIPRTLLQNCGLNVIRTMTQLQGKHANGENPWVGVDGRTGDIVDMKERKIWDSYSVKAQTFKTAIESACMLLRIDDIVSGIKKKQAPGTGAPKQPQIETGEDADTEQMIPE is encoded by the exons ATGGCATTGCACGCCCCCGTCCTCGTGCTGA AGGACTCTTTGAAGAGGGAATCCGGCGCCAAGGTTCAGCATGGCAACATCCAGGCCGCGAAG GCTGTGTCAGACATCATCCGCACTACGCTCGGTCCCAGGTCCATGTTGAAGATGCTTCTGGATGCCAGTGGAG GTATTGTGGTTACCAACGATGGCAATGCTATACTGCGGGAATTAGACATTGCACATCCTGCTGCTAAG TCTATGATTGAGCTAAGCCGCACACAGGATGAAGAAGTGGGAGATGGGACAACGTCTGTCATTGTTCTAG CTGGTGAGATGCTGCATGTTGCAGAAACATTTATTGAAAAGAACTACCATCCCACTGTCATTTGCCGAG CATACAGCAGAGCTCTTGAGGATGCCATAGCTGTCCTTGACAAAATTGCAATGCCTGTTGATGTTAATGACC GTGAGGCGATGCTAGGGCTGGTGAAGAGCTCCATTGGTACAAAATTCACTGGCCAGTTTGGTGACCTAATTGCT GACCTTGCCATAGATGCTACCACAACAGCAGGTGTAGACCTGGGTCAAGGAATGCGTGAAGTCGATATCAAGAAATATATCAAAGTAGAGAAGATTCCTGGCGGCCAGTTGGAGGATTCAAAGGTTCTTAAAGGGGTCATGTTCAATAAAGATGTTGTGGCTCCTGGAAAAATGAGAAGGAAGATAGTAAATCCACGCATCATCCTTTTGGATTGCCCTGTTGAGTACAAAAAGGGAGAAAATCAGACAAATGCTGAGTTGATGAGTGAAGAAGATTG GAAGGTTCTGCTAGATATGGAGGAAGAATACATAAAGAACCTCTGTGTGCAAATTTTGAAATTCAAGCCTGACCTGGTTATCACAGAGAAAGGACTCAGTGACATGGCTATGCATTATTTAAGCAAGGCTGGCGTTAGTGCAATCCGTAGGCTTAGGAAGACAGATAACAACAGGATTGCTAAAGCCTGTGGTGCAGTTATAGTGAACAGGCCAGAGGAGCTTCAAGAATCAGATGTGGGGACACGAGCTGGTCTCTTTGAGGTTAAGAAGATCGGTGATGAATTCTTTTCCTTCATTATTGAATGCAAAGATCCTAAAGCATGCACTGTTCTGTTGAGGGGAGCAAGCAAGGACATCTTGAACGAGGTGGAGAGGAACCTTCAG GATGCCATGTCTGTTGCACGGAACATTTTGAAAAACCCAAAACTTCTACCTGGAGGTGGTGCTTCTGAATTGACTGTATCGGCAACACTAAAGCAAAAGAGTTCTTCAGTTGAAGGTGTAGAAAAG TGGCCTTATGAAGCTGCTGCTTTAGCATTCGAAGCGATCCCAAGAACTTTGCTTCAAAATTGTGGTTTGAATGTTATCAGGACGATGACACAGCTCCAGGGAAAG CATGCGAACGGTGAAAATCCTTGGGTTGGCGTTGATGGAAGGACTGGTGATATTGTTGACATGAAAGAGCGGAAG ATCTGGGATTCTTACAGCGTGAAGGCACAGACCTTCAAGACAGCTATCGAGTCAGCTTGCATGCTTCTAAGGATTGACGACATTGTCAGTGGAATCAAGAAGAAGCAGGCTCCTGGCACCGGTGCTCCCAAGCAACCCCAGATTGAAACGGGTGAAGATGCAGACACTGAACAGATGATCCCGGAGTAG
- the LOC119341774 gene encoding uncharacterized protein LOC119341774 yields MPPRRKPQPSAKKPLRRSGRVNSAAAMADSADPTPSPPPPEASSAAAKPVSVDPAPESASPAAAKPVSADPVPPQAPEAATPAPAAKPVSTDPVPPQAPEAATPAAAAAARPDLDGPPRRSATASKLKKPFTEKLRAAAEERLARIPVDLRLRPLDAPPPSISNHEAALRALGLLDFARFDPGSEPPRPDLVAQLIAYYDRINQRSFVWDTRISLNRSELAIAFSLPKKTVGPPVPPRGFKTAALVSAALEFMRVCIHPWFTDCTLPHEVAAAEQTVKDGSPHKVNWAAIIWGIIEKEIHELPGRDDGVCQYGAYLQRLIRVQKPLLFDLPQKEEAGKLVQKVSFDLVKDERGGDADARNKGLQELEPIDADTDASSKSPKESELEGVSLTSKSLDESGPADADASGHDLKELESGDARSNILEESETAGVDLRSNDLNESGDATKIFEESETAAVDLKSNDLNESGNARSNILEEPETEGSDLRNNDLKKSDSGDAGSKSMDELADVDANALSKSLDTSVVADGDAKGMNLDVEMESGDADANAGSKSLDTSIVMDEDAKGLDVEMESGDVGANAGSKSLDTLKVMDEDAKGLDVEMESVDADPNAGSKSPDSLKVMDEDAKGLDVELESRAMDPNASNNSPDTLKVVNEDAKVMSLDVELESGDADANARNKSPDTSKLVDEDVKVDVDANASSNKLETPNVVDGDFKLLLGCVDGNASSNRLEPPNVADEDDELQLGDVERLETSKVADEDVKGMSLDQSKAGDAMVLEEAVARTHEINTVNGEVLADFAWEEDEDTIVGAAEKDACPSPDVELVTQEKVLVVPEEDEEAEEEEEKDGAGWSSANDDDDSMDVEDHVSVQNLDSDNEEVEESERDAFEGCSGGVEMNWGIGDEKGGEGTTHCLQQCDFPGVEFENLNKGNVGMRDGVSFDDAFKMGSLHGMESNLLQAMNSDPAAYNGTENAHDLSSGNFLAMGADAHKNGVDPHLGAGNSFFFGNNNGKRHVEDIDDGYDDQMQTQQQFLQGNQHKRMRNSSSSVPPGSAFFNANYSEPIHNLLVNASMLYEQKDREIQEALSQKQFMANLLQEKEALIHSLNSARFEQENKLQAKLRCFEHDLNVMGQLVSGYKRALKQSHASFNEYRKKFPSNKFRYHDVPNGGGLVLSVRELERKRWEEEQQKRWEEEQQKLAVNEMIERFKLEWFSKPDDWEHRINLLWRKTEGLARELDLLKEKRKAKLAALAREE; encoded by the coding sequence ATGCCTCCCAGACGCAAACCCCAACCGTCGGCGAAGAAACCCCTGCGGCGTTCCGGAAGGGTCAATTCCGCCGCGGCCATGGCCGATTCCGCCGATCCAaccccgtccccgccgccgccggaagcCTCCTCTGCCGCCGCCAAGCCCGTCTCCGTCGATCCGGCCCCGGAGTcggcctcccccgccgccgccaagcccgtctCCGCCGATCCGGTCCCGCCCCAGGCCCCGGAGGCGGccacccccgcccccgccgccaagCCCGTCTCCACCGATCCGGTCCCGCCCCAGGCCCCGGAGGCggccacccccgccgccgccgccgccgccagacccGATCTGGACGGGCCGCCCCGGAGATCCGCCACCGCCAGCAAGCTCAAGAAGCCCTTCACCGAGAAGCTCCGCGCCGCCGCGGAGGAGCGCCTCGCGCGCATCCCGGTCGACCTCCGCCTCCGCCCGCTGGACGCCCCGCCGCCCTCCATCTCCAACCACGAGGCCGCCCTCCGCGCCCTCGGCCTCCTCGACTTCGCGCGGTTTGACCCCGGATCTGAGCCCCCGCGCCCCGACCTCGTCGCGCAACTCATCGCCTATTACGACCGGATTAATCAACGCAGCTTCGTCTGGGACACCCGCATCAGTCTCAACCGCTCAGAATTGGCCATCGCCTTCTCCCTCCCCAAAAAGACTGTCGGGCCGCCCGTCCCGCCCCGAGGGTTCAAAACCGCGGCCTTGGTCTCCGCCGCCCTGGAGTTCATGCGCGTCTGCATCCATCCCTGGTTCACGGATTGCACACTGCCGCATGAGGTGGCCGCCGCGGAACAGACTGTGAAGGATGGGTCACCGCATAAGGTTAACTGGGCCGCCATCATCTGGGGTATCATCGAGAAGGAGATTCACGAGCTGCCCGGGAGGGATGATGGGGTGTGCCAATACGGGGCGTATCTTCAGCGGCTCATCCGGGTGCAGAAGCCGCTGCTGTTTGACCTGCCGCAGAAAGAGGAGGCAGGGAAGCTTGTTCAGAAGGTGTCTTTTGATTTAGTTAAGGACGAGCGTGGTGGGGACGCAGATGCCAGGAACAAGGGCTTGCAGGAGTTGGAGCCTATAGATGCAGATACGGATGCGAGCAGCAAGAGCCCGAAGGAATCAGAGTTAGAGGGTGTGAGTCTGACCAGCAAGAGCTTGGATGAATCGGGACCTGCAGAtgctgatgctagtggtcatgactTGAAGGAGTTGGAGTCTGGGGATGCGAGGAGCAACATCTTGGAGGAATCAGAGACAGCAGGTGTGGATTTGAGGAGCAATGACTTGAATGAGTCTGGGGATGCGACCAAGATCTTTGAGGAATCAGAGACAGCAGCTGTGGATTTGAAGAGCAATGACTTGAATGAGTCTGGGAATGCGAGGAGCAACATCTTGGAGGAACCAGAGACAGAAGGTTCGGATTTGAGGAACAATGACTTAAAGAAGTCAGATTCTGGGGATGCAGGGAGCAAGAGCATGGATGAATTGGCGGATGTGGATGCTAATGCATTGAGCAAGTCACTGGATACATCAGTGGTGGCGGATGGGGATGCAAAGGGCATGAACTTGGATGTCGAGATGGAGTCCGGGGATGCGGATGCTAATGCAGGGAGCAAGTCACTGGATACATCTATTGTGATGGATGAGGATGCTAAGGGCTTGGATGTTGAGATGGAGTCAGGGGATGTTGGTGCTAATGCAGGGAGCAAGTCACTGGATACATTGAAGGTGATGGATGAGGATGCAAAGGGCTTGGATGTTGAGATGGAGTCGGTGGATGCAGATCCTAATGCAGGGAGCAAGTCACCGGATTCATTGAAGGTTATGGATGAGGATGCAAAGGGCTTGGATGTCGAACTGGAGTCGCGGGCTATGGATCCTAATGCAAGCAATAATTCGCCGGATACATTGAAGGTGGTGAATGAGGATGCAAAGGTCATGAGCTTGGATGTCGAATTGGAGTCAGGGGATGCAGATGCTAATGCAAGGAACAAGTCACCAGATACATCAAAGTTGGTGGATGAGGATGTAAAGGTGGACGTGGATGCTAATGCAAGCAGCAACAAACTGGAGACACCCAATGTGGTGGATGGGGACTTCAAACTGCTGTTGGGGTGTGTGGATGGTAATGCAAGCAGCAATAGACTGGAGCCACCAAATGTGGCTGATGAGGATGATGAATTGCAGTTGGGGGATGTGGAGAGATTGGAGACATCGAAGGTGGCGGATGAGGATGTAAAGGGCATGAGCTTGGATCAATCAAAGGCAGGGGATGCCATGGTGCTGGAGGAAGCTGTAGCTCGTACACATGAAATAAATACTGTGAATGGTGAGGTTTTGGCAGACTTTGCatgggaggaagatgaagacacAATTGTGGGTGCAGCAGAGAAGGATGCATGCCCATCGCCGGATGTGGAACTGGTGACACAGGAGAAAGTGCTAGTAGTGccagaggaggatgaggaggcagaagaggaagaagagaaggatggGGCAGGGTGGAGCTCTGCCAATGATGACGATGACAGTATGGATGTCGAAGATCATGTATCTGTCCAAAATCTGGATAGtgataatgaggaggtggaggagtcaGAGCGTGATGCATTTGAGGGGTGTAGCGGTGGAGTGGAGATGAACTGGGGTATTGGGGATGAGAAGGGGGGCGAGGGGACGACACATTGTTTACAGCAATGTGACTTTCCAGGGGTGGAGTTTGAGAATTTGAATAAAGGGAATGTTGGGATGAGGGATGGTGTGAGCTTTGATGATGCATTCAAAATGGGCTCCTTGCATGGGATGGAGTCAAACCTCCTCCAGGCTATGAACTCAGATCCTGCGGCATATAATGGCACGGAGAATGCACATGACCTGTCCTCTGGAAATTTCTTGGCTATGGGGGCTGATGCACATAAGAATGGAGTGGACCCCCACCTGGGGGCCGGCAATTCATTTTTCTTTGGCAATAATAATGGGAAGAGGCATGTTGAGGATATTGATGATGGGTACGATGACCAGATGCAAACACAACAGCAGTTTCTGCAGGGCAATCAACATAAGCGGATGCGGAACTCCAGCAGTAGTGTACCACCTGGATCAGCATTCTTCAATGCAAACTATTCAGAACCCATACATAACTTATTGGTCAATGCCAGCATGTTATATGAACAGAAAGACAGAGAGATTCAAGAGGCGCTGTCACAGAAGCAATTTATGGCCAACTTGCTGCAGGAGAAGGAAGCACTTATCCACTCACTAAACTCAGCCAGGTTTGAGCAAGAGAATAAGTTGCAAGCAAAGCTTAGGTGCTTTGAGCATGATCTGAATGTGATGGGTCAGTTGGTCAGTGGGTATAAGAGGGCTTTGAAACAGAGTCATGCTTCTTTCAATGAGTACAGGAAGAAGTTCCCTTCTAACAAGTTCCGTTATCATGATGTTCCTAATGGTGGCGGTCTTGTCCTTAGCGTCAGGGAGTTGGAGAGGAAACGGTGGGAGGAAGAGCAGCAGAAACGGTGGGAGGAAGAGCAGCAGAAACTTGCAGTAAATGAGATGATTGAACGTTTCAAGCTTGAATGGTTTTCAAAGCCTGATGATTGGGAACATCGCATCAACCTTTTGTGGAGGAAAACTGAAGGGCTGGCTCGGGAGCTTGATCTTCTCaaggaaaaaagaaaagcaaaGCTTGCAGCCCTTGCTAGGGAAGAATGA
- the LOC119335272 gene encoding uncharacterized protein LOC119335272, which produces MDRQSLRVGGAGDAQEFCYVGSRQLEVAGGAFLMELLEDTPAPADQAPEAADDRLRRVMRSLEAELGVAAVPAPSAAEDGGSTADGPMSDYDDGELEEMLSELGGSLGAEAPSLAAVLPFEYWEEVPPVMGSGMGGWYVDGEGFVAGYQFRESSYYTYGEVSAVEQVYSPPLCLWE; this is translated from the coding sequence ATGGATCGCCAGAGCTTGCGAGTCGGTGGCGCCGGCGACGCGCAGGAGTTCTGCTACGTCGGGAGCCGGCAGCTCGAGGTCGCCGGCGGGGCGTTCCTGATGGAACTGCTGGAGGACACGCCGGCGCCCGCCGACCAGGCACCGGAGGCCGCCGACGACCGGCTGAGGCGCGTCATGCGGTCCCTCGAGGCCGAGCTCGGCGTCGCGGCGGTGCCGGCACCCTCTGCGGCGGAGGACGGCGGGAGCACGGCGGACGGGCCGATGAGCGACTACGACGACGGGGAGCTGGAGGAGATGCTGTCGGAGTTGGGCGGTAGCCTGGGGGCCGAGGCGCCGTCGTTGGCCGCCGTGCTGCCGTTCGAGTACTGGGAGGAGGTGCCGCCGGTGATGGGCAGCGGCATGGGCGGCTGGTACGTCGACGGCGAGGGCTTCGTGGCAGGGTACCAGTTCAGGGAATCATCCTACTACACCTATGGTGAGGTCTCCGCCGTTGAGCAGGTGTACAGTCCCCCCCTGTGCCTGTGGGAGTGA